In Bactrocera dorsalis isolate Fly_Bdor unplaced genomic scaffold, ASM2337382v1 BdCtg081, whole genome shotgun sequence, one genomic interval encodes:
- the LOC105227491 gene encoding endoplasmic reticulum resident protein 44 isoform X1, giving the protein MEFWSSRKCRCLAIFMVIYVFYNPTDSGAVDMNSENIDMTLASNELVFLNFYAEWCRFSNLLAPIFNEAADKVKEAFPEAGKVVLGRVDCDRETSIASRFHITKYPTLKVIRNGQLSKREYRGQRSAEAFLEFVRKQLEDPIKEFKSLKDLENLDSRKRIIIGYFDRRDQPEYDTFRKVATNLKEDCQFHVGFGDAAQAMHPPAVDADSDIKRGNAIFNFTLGNPIIVFRPDVALSHENDETYTGSLKNFDELKIWVQEKCVPLVREITFENAEELTEEGLPFLILFHKPDDTEAIKDYKAIIETQLLDEKQNINFLTADGQRFAHPLHHLGKSEDDLPLIAIDSFRHMYMFPKFEDMYQPGKLKQFLQDLYSGKLHREFHYGPDPSGNEVQTEVVMKIGKGTSPPESSFKKLGPSKNRYTLLHKDEL; this is encoded by the exons ATGGAGTTTTGGAGCAGTAGAAAATGTCGCTGCTTAGCAATATTTATG GTAATTTACGTATTTTATAATCCTACTGATTCTGGAGCAGTGGATATGAATAGTGAAAATATTGATATGACTTTag CTTCCAATGAATTGGTTTTTCTCAACTTCTACGCCGAATGGTGCCGATTTAGTAATCTCCTCGCCCCCATATTTAATGAAGCTGCTGATAAG GTGAAAGAGGCTTTTCCTGAAGCAGGTAAAGTAGTACTCGGAAGAGTTGATTGTGATCGCGAAACTTCGATTGCATCTCGTTTCCATATAACCAAATACCCAACACTTAAGGTGATACGTAATGGCCAGTTGAGCAAGCGTGAATATCGTGGTCAACGCTCTGCGGAGGCGTTTTTGGAATTTGTACGCAAACAACTTGAGGATCCCATCAAAGAGTTCAAGTCATTGAAAGATTTGGAAAATCTAGACTCGAGAAAACGTATTATTATAGGTTATTTCGATCGTCGCGATCAGCCGGAGTATGATACATTCCGTAAGGTTGCTACAAATTTGAAGGAGGATTGTCAATTCCATGTCGGCTTCGGTGATGCAGCTCAAGCTATGCATCCACCTG CTGTGGACGCTGACAGCGATATAAAGCGAGGTAATGcgattttcaattttacattag gaAACCCGATTATTGTATTCCGTCCCGATGTTGCGCTCTCGCATGAAAACGATGAAACCTATACTGGCAGCTTGAAAAACTTTGATGAGCTGAAAATTTGGGTGCAAGAGAAATGTGTGCCCTTGGTGCGTGAAATTACTTTCGAAAACGCAGAAGAGCTGACCGAAGAGGGCTTGCCATTTTTGATACTCTTCCATAAACCCGACGATACCGAGGCAATTAAGGACTACAAGGCGATTATTGAAACTCAATTATTGGATGAAAAAC AGAATATTAATTTCCTTACCGCCGATGGTCAACGATTTGCACATCCTCTACATCATTTGGGCAAATCGGAGGATGACTTGCCATTGATTGCTATCGATTCATTCCGCCACATGTACATGTTCCCAAAGTTCGAAGATATGTATCAGCCTGGTAAACTAAAGCAATTTTTGCAAGACTTATACAGTGGCAAATTGCACAG gGAATTCCATTATGGACCCGATCCATCTGGCAATGAAGTGCAAACTGAAGTTGTAATGAAAATTGGCAAAGGAACTTCACCGCCCGAATCGAGTTTCAAGAAGTTGGGTCCATCGAAAAACCGTTATACATTACTGCATAAGGATGAGCTGTAA
- the LOC105227491 gene encoding endoplasmic reticulum resident protein 44 isoform X2, translating to MEFWSSRKCRCLAIFMVIYVFYNPTDSGAVDMNSENIDMTLASNELVFLNFYAEWCRFSNLLAPIFNEAADKVKEAFPEAGKVVLGRVDCDRETSIASRFHITKYPTLKVIRNGQLSKREYRGQRSAEAFLEFVRKQLEDPIKEFKSLKDLENLDSRKRIIIGYFDRRDQPEYDTFRKVATNLKEDCQFHVGFGDAAQAMHPPAVDADSDIKRGNPIIVFRPDVALSHENDETYTGSLKNFDELKIWVQEKCVPLVREITFENAEELTEEGLPFLILFHKPDDTEAIKDYKAIIETQLLDEKQNINFLTADGQRFAHPLHHLGKSEDDLPLIAIDSFRHMYMFPKFEDMYQPGKLKQFLQDLYSGKLHREFHYGPDPSGNEVQTEVVMKIGKGTSPPESSFKKLGPSKNRYTLLHKDEL from the exons ATGGAGTTTTGGAGCAGTAGAAAATGTCGCTGCTTAGCAATATTTATG GTAATTTACGTATTTTATAATCCTACTGATTCTGGAGCAGTGGATATGAATAGTGAAAATATTGATATGACTTTag CTTCCAATGAATTGGTTTTTCTCAACTTCTACGCCGAATGGTGCCGATTTAGTAATCTCCTCGCCCCCATATTTAATGAAGCTGCTGATAAG GTGAAAGAGGCTTTTCCTGAAGCAGGTAAAGTAGTACTCGGAAGAGTTGATTGTGATCGCGAAACTTCGATTGCATCTCGTTTCCATATAACCAAATACCCAACACTTAAGGTGATACGTAATGGCCAGTTGAGCAAGCGTGAATATCGTGGTCAACGCTCTGCGGAGGCGTTTTTGGAATTTGTACGCAAACAACTTGAGGATCCCATCAAAGAGTTCAAGTCATTGAAAGATTTGGAAAATCTAGACTCGAGAAAACGTATTATTATAGGTTATTTCGATCGTCGCGATCAGCCGGAGTATGATACATTCCGTAAGGTTGCTACAAATTTGAAGGAGGATTGTCAATTCCATGTCGGCTTCGGTGATGCAGCTCAAGCTATGCATCCACCTG CTGTGGACGCTGACAGCGATATAAAGCGAG gaAACCCGATTATTGTATTCCGTCCCGATGTTGCGCTCTCGCATGAAAACGATGAAACCTATACTGGCAGCTTGAAAAACTTTGATGAGCTGAAAATTTGGGTGCAAGAGAAATGTGTGCCCTTGGTGCGTGAAATTACTTTCGAAAACGCAGAAGAGCTGACCGAAGAGGGCTTGCCATTTTTGATACTCTTCCATAAACCCGACGATACCGAGGCAATTAAGGACTACAAGGCGATTATTGAAACTCAATTATTGGATGAAAAAC AGAATATTAATTTCCTTACCGCCGATGGTCAACGATTTGCACATCCTCTACATCATTTGGGCAAATCGGAGGATGACTTGCCATTGATTGCTATCGATTCATTCCGCCACATGTACATGTTCCCAAAGTTCGAAGATATGTATCAGCCTGGTAAACTAAAGCAATTTTTGCAAGACTTATACAGTGGCAAATTGCACAG gGAATTCCATTATGGACCCGATCCATCTGGCAATGAAGTGCAAACTGAAGTTGTAATGAAAATTGGCAAAGGAACTTCACCGCCCGAATCGAGTTTCAAGAAGTTGGGTCCATCGAAAAACCGTTATACATTACTGCATAAGGATGAGCTGTAA
- the LOC105227491 gene encoding endoplasmic reticulum resident protein 44 isoform X3, which produces MEFWSSRKCRCLAIFMVIYVFYNPTDSGAVDMNSENIDMTLASNELVFLNFYAEWCRFSNLLAPIFNEAADKVKEAFPEAGKVVLGRVDCDRETSIASRFHITKYPTLKVIRNGQLSKREYRGQRSAEAFLEFVRKQLEDPIKEFKSLKDLENLDSRKRIIIGYFDRRDQPEYDTFRKVATNLKEDCQFHVGFGDAAQAMHPPGNPIIVFRPDVALSHENDETYTGSLKNFDELKIWVQEKCVPLVREITFENAEELTEEGLPFLILFHKPDDTEAIKDYKAIIETQLLDEKQNINFLTADGQRFAHPLHHLGKSEDDLPLIAIDSFRHMYMFPKFEDMYQPGKLKQFLQDLYSGKLHREFHYGPDPSGNEVQTEVVMKIGKGTSPPESSFKKLGPSKNRYTLLHKDEL; this is translated from the exons ATGGAGTTTTGGAGCAGTAGAAAATGTCGCTGCTTAGCAATATTTATG GTAATTTACGTATTTTATAATCCTACTGATTCTGGAGCAGTGGATATGAATAGTGAAAATATTGATATGACTTTag CTTCCAATGAATTGGTTTTTCTCAACTTCTACGCCGAATGGTGCCGATTTAGTAATCTCCTCGCCCCCATATTTAATGAAGCTGCTGATAAG GTGAAAGAGGCTTTTCCTGAAGCAGGTAAAGTAGTACTCGGAAGAGTTGATTGTGATCGCGAAACTTCGATTGCATCTCGTTTCCATATAACCAAATACCCAACACTTAAGGTGATACGTAATGGCCAGTTGAGCAAGCGTGAATATCGTGGTCAACGCTCTGCGGAGGCGTTTTTGGAATTTGTACGCAAACAACTTGAGGATCCCATCAAAGAGTTCAAGTCATTGAAAGATTTGGAAAATCTAGACTCGAGAAAACGTATTATTATAGGTTATTTCGATCGTCGCGATCAGCCGGAGTATGATACATTCCGTAAGGTTGCTACAAATTTGAAGGAGGATTGTCAATTCCATGTCGGCTTCGGTGATGCAGCTCAAGCTATGCATCCACCTG gaAACCCGATTATTGTATTCCGTCCCGATGTTGCGCTCTCGCATGAAAACGATGAAACCTATACTGGCAGCTTGAAAAACTTTGATGAGCTGAAAATTTGGGTGCAAGAGAAATGTGTGCCCTTGGTGCGTGAAATTACTTTCGAAAACGCAGAAGAGCTGACCGAAGAGGGCTTGCCATTTTTGATACTCTTCCATAAACCCGACGATACCGAGGCAATTAAGGACTACAAGGCGATTATTGAAACTCAATTATTGGATGAAAAAC AGAATATTAATTTCCTTACCGCCGATGGTCAACGATTTGCACATCCTCTACATCATTTGGGCAAATCGGAGGATGACTTGCCATTGATTGCTATCGATTCATTCCGCCACATGTACATGTTCCCAAAGTTCGAAGATATGTATCAGCCTGGTAAACTAAAGCAATTTTTGCAAGACTTATACAGTGGCAAATTGCACAG gGAATTCCATTATGGACCCGATCCATCTGGCAATGAAGTGCAAACTGAAGTTGTAATGAAAATTGGCAAAGGAACTTCACCGCCCGAATCGAGTTTCAAGAAGTTGGGTCCATCGAAAAACCGTTATACATTACTGCATAAGGATGAGCTGTAA
- the LOC105227492 gene encoding uncharacterized protein LOC105227492 yields the protein METWKFFIITVVAIYYIGQVNFVNGLECYVCSNQTGNTEKCLNTIKTCEPGEDACGTEIRWGSQPYFSQGALKQYYVSKRCMTKQQCQQRRKRYMQYCTHIWYEDWWCYECCVGDRCNYFVISGSTKQKITASILIGGLFLTSLHGLYSLFQ from the exons ATGGAAACATGGAAGTTTTTCATTATTACCGTTGTAGCCATTTATTATATTGGACAAG TAAACTTCGTCAACGGTTTGGAGTGCTATGTTTGTTCCAATCAGACAGGTAACACAGAGAAATGTCTAAATACGATAAAAACTTGTGAACCAGGTGAGGATGCTTGCGGTACTGAGATCCGTTGGGGTAGCCAACCGTACTTCTCTCAGGGTGCACTAAAACAATACTATGTTTCCAAACGGTGTATGACAAAGCAACAATGCCAACAGCGACGTAAGCGATATATGCAATACTGCACACATATTTGGTATGAGGACTGGTGGTGCTATGAGTGCTGTGTTGGTGATCGTTGTAATTACTTTGTGATT AGTGgttcaacaaaacaaaaaataactgcCAGCATTTTGATCGGCGGCTTATTCTTAACTTCTCTCCACGGCCTGTATTCATTGTTCCAATGA